GTTCCACCGCCGTCGGTCTCCGTACCGCCGTCGGTCGCCGTCTCCGTTCCGTTCCCCGTAGTACACCCGGCGGCGCCACCGATTCCCGCCGCGGCGATCGCTCCCAGCATCCGTCTTCGTGACACGTGCACGCGACTCATGACAGGAACACTGTGGCACGCACAGCGGCAAAGATTGCGACGTTAACGTGTTAACATCAGCCCAGCGACTCGTCCACCATCGTCGAATCGACTCCGCCAGCGTCGAATCGACTCCGCCAGCGTCGAATCGACTCCGCCAGCGTCGAATCGACTCCGCCAGCGTCGAACTCGCGTCCGTCGACATCGGAGTCCGACACGGTCGTCGAGTTCGGCGTCCGACTCAGTCGTCGAGTTCGGAGAGCGCGTCGACGACGCGCTCGACCATCTTCCGCTCGCCGCGGCGGAGGTTCTTCGACACCGCGGGCTTGGAGACGTCGAACTCCTCGGCGAGGTCGCCGAGGTTCGTCTGCCGCGGACTCTCGAAGTATCCGCCGCTGGCCGCGGATTCGAGCGTCTGGCGCTCCACGTCCGAGAGATCGCGGCAGCCGTCGACGAGCGTCATCGCCGCCGCCGCGTTCTGCACGACGTCGTTCATCTGCGGGAGGGTCACCTCGTCGCGCTCGACGACGTCGAACTCGTTGTCCTTCTCGAGTTCGCTGAGCGTCCCGTCGGCCTTCGACGCCTGGTCGAAGCCGACGTGCCACGTCTCCGAGCCGTCCGCGATGTAGAACGGCCCCGTGATGTAGCCGTCGTTCCCCCGAATCGTCCCCATCGCCTCGGTCTCCCCCATGACGGTCTTGAGGTGCGCGACGTCGTCGCGCTTCGCGAGGAGGTCGACCTCGTGCATGTTGTCGTGCGTCTGGAGCGCCGACAGCCCGTTGTCGAGCGCGCCGCGGTCGGCGGCCTCGACGACCATCCGACACTCGAGTTCCTCGGCGACCGGGTGGAACTCCCAGTGCGCGGCAGCGAACTCGACGTCGTGGTCGGTCGTGGTGTCGATGAACGGGCAGTCGTACTGCTCCATATCCATCGCGAGGTCGATCATGGTTAATGTGCTACCGTTACACAAGCATCGTCGCGTTCGTTCATAAGCGTTTTCTTCCAGATGACCGGGGCGAAGCGTACGAACTCGACGCGAAGCTTTGGTTTCCAAGTCCCAGTCGACGACCGCGGACGCGACCATCGACGCGAGTGCCGCCACCACTATCCGGCCCGACCGCGAACCGCCGCCCGATGCCGACCGACCACGTCGCCGTCGGCGTCGACGCAGCCCCCGACGGCTGGGTCGCCGTTCGAATGCGCGACCACGAGTACGAACGAGTCGACCACTACACGGACGACGAAGCCACGGAGAGCGCGTTCCGCGACCTCTGGGCGGACCACGCCGACGCGGACGTCGTCCTCGTCGACGTCCCCATCGGACTCCCCGAAGATATGGCTGCCAGAGCGCCCGAGCGCGAAGCTCGAAACCGCCTGGGAGCACGGTCCCGGAGCGTGTTCAACGTCCCAATCCGTCCGATCCTCGAATCCGAAACGTACGCGGACGCGAACGCAACGCAGAAGGACCGCGAGCAGGACGGCCGGGGGCTGATGAAGCAGACGTTCAACGTCGTCCCGCGCATCCGCGAGGTCGACGAAGTGCTGCGGGCGAGCGACCTCGACGCGACCCAGGACGTCGTCCGCGAATCCCACCCCGAGGTCTGCTTCTGGGCGCTCGACGACGAAGCGCCGATGACGTACTCGAAGACGGGGCACCCGGCGGCCGCGCACTGGGAGCGCGTCGGCGTGCTCGCGTCCGTCCACGCGAACGACCCCCTCCACGACGACGAGGACGCGTTCCACGACGCGCTCGCGACCGCCGGAAACGAACTGCTCGGGTGGGACGGGCCAGCGCTCTCGAACGACGACCTCCTCGACGCGTTCGCGCTCGCGGTTACCGGAAGCACGCTCACCGGCGACCTGCAGACGCTCCCCGTCGAGCCGGTCACGGACGACGAAGGGCTGCGGATGGAGATGGCGTACGCGACACTGCCGTGAGGATTCGATCCGTCCACGTGACTCCATCGCGCGGACTCGAATCGACGCCTACGCGCCCTCGCCGAACCGCTCCTCGATTGCGCCCCGGTCGATCTTCGACGGGCCGCTCGTCGGCATCTCGTCGACGAACGCCAGGTGCGCGGGTATCTTGAACCGCGCGAGCTTCCCGTCGCAGAACGCCTCCAGGTCCGCGAGCGTCAACGATTCGTCTCCCTGCACGACCGCCTTCCCGACCTCGCCCCACGTGTCGTCGGGGACGGGGACGACGACGACGTCGTCGACCTTCGCGTGCTGGCTGAGGACGTCCTCGACCTCCGCCGGGTAGACGTTCTCGCCGCCCGAGACGAACATCTCCTTCTTCCGGCCCTCGATGTGGACGTAGCCGTCCGCGTCGACCCTGGCGAGGTCGCCCGTCGACACCCAAGCCGGTTCCGCGCCGCCGTCGTCGGCCTCGCC
The Halorubellus sp. JP-L1 DNA segment above includes these coding regions:
- a CDS encoding DUF429 domain-containing protein, yielding MPTDHVAVGVDAAPDGWVAVRMRDHEYERVDHYTDDEATESAFRDLWADHADADVVLVDVPIGLPEDMAARAPEREARNRLGARSRSVFNVPIRPILESETYADANATQKDREQDGRGLMKQTFNVVPRIREVDEVLRASDLDATQDVVRESHPEVCFWALDDEAPMTYSKTGHPAAAHWERVGVLASVHANDPLHDDEDAFHDALATAGNELLGWDGPALSNDDLLDAFALAVTGSTLTGDLQTLPVEPVTDDEGLRMEMAYATLP
- a CDS encoding helix-turn-helix domain-containing protein, translated to MIDLAMDMEQYDCPFIDTTTDHDVEFAAAHWEFHPVAEELECRMVVEAADRGALDNGLSALQTHDNMHEVDLLAKRDDVAHLKTVMGETEAMGTIRGNDGYITGPFYIADGSETWHVGFDQASKADGTLSELEKDNEFDVVERDEVTLPQMNDVVQNAAAAMTLVDGCRDLSDVERQTLESAASGGYFESPRQTNLGDLAEEFDVSKPAVSKNLRRGERKMVERVVDALSELDD